In a genomic window of Niallia taxi:
- a CDS encoding TetR/AcrR family transcriptional regulator, which translates to MSKSGRPREFNKPEVLDAAMNVFWLKGYEACSTEDLCSSTGLGRGSLYNTFGSKHELYEQTLQRYHEHWIEVQTSILERPVPVKERLRGLLEWAVEKDFEDSSKGCFLINATMERGRSDSIVEIWSNRHVERLESVLLCVIENGKQAGEITCNRPALELARTFICSYYGLRTLNVTTRNRDMAEQIVEGTMASIY; encoded by the coding sequence ATGAGTAAAAGTGGAAGACCTCGTGAATTTAATAAGCCTGAGGTGCTTGATGCAGCAATGAATGTTTTTTGGTTAAAAGGGTATGAAGCATGCTCCACGGAGGATTTATGCAGCAGTACAGGGCTTGGTCGAGGAAGCTTATATAATACGTTTGGAAGTAAGCACGAATTGTATGAGCAAACACTTCAACGTTATCATGAGCACTGGATCGAGGTGCAGACATCCATACTGGAACGTCCTGTCCCTGTTAAAGAAAGATTGCGCGGTCTGCTGGAATGGGCTGTGGAGAAGGATTTTGAGGATTCGAGTAAAGGGTGTTTCTTAATTAATGCCACGATGGAGCGTGGTCGAAGCGATTCCATTGTTGAGATTTGGTCGAATCGTCATGTAGAACGTCTGGAAAGTGTTCTGCTTTGTGTGATAGAGAATGGGAAACAGGCTGGAGAGATTACATGTAATAGACCTGCACTCGAGTTGGCAAGAACATTTATATGTAGTTACTATGGTCTCCGAACTCTCAATGTCACTACACGAAATCGTGATATGGCGGAACAAATCGTTGAGGGTACTATGGCAAGCATCTATTAA
- a CDS encoding Na(+)/H(+) antiporter subunit C, producing MEIIMIFVIGILFMCATYLMLSKSLLRIIIGTGLLSHGAHLLILTMGGLKKGAAPLLGENAEAYTDPIPQALILTAIVISFGVTAFFLVLAYRAYQELGTDNMEKLRGMDGND from the coding sequence ATGGAAATAATCATGATCTTTGTTATTGGGATATTGTTTATGTGTGCAACCTATTTAATGCTTTCCAAAAGCTTGCTGCGGATTATTATTGGAACTGGGTTATTAAGTCATGGAGCCCATTTGCTTATTCTAACAATGGGAGGCTTAAAAAAGGGAGCCGCGCCATTGCTTGGGGAAAATGCAGAAGCCTATACAGATCCAATCCCACAAGCATTAATTTTAACAGCTATTGTCATCAGCTTTGGGGTGACAGCCTTTTTCTTAGTTTTAGCCTATCGTGCCTACCAAGAGCTTGGCACTGACAATATGGAAAAATTGAGAGGAATGGATGGCAATGATTAA
- a CDS encoding IS3 family transposase, with amino-acid sequence MVLILIHEEIKQAIEDYIYHYNYKRSQKRLKQRAPVEYRHALLYSFFVLST; translated from the coding sequence GTGGTTCTAATACTAATCCATGAAGAAATAAAACAAGCAATTGAAGACTATATTTATCATTACAATTATAAACGCTCTCAAAAAAGACTAAAACAACGCGCGCCAGTTGAGTACCGACACGCGTTATTGTATAGCTTTTTTGTGCTGTCTACTTGA
- the mnhG gene encoding monovalent cation/H(+) antiporter subunit G, whose product MTEIVKGIVGLLIAVGVLLHLVAAIGVIRLPDVYTRNHAASKAATLGIMVILLATFLYFYLINGQFNSRILLGIAFFFLTSPVAGHLIGRAAYNSGVKLWDKNVRDDLKTSRSSKKE is encoded by the coding sequence ATGACCGAAATCGTTAAGGGAATAGTTGGCTTATTAATAGCAGTTGGAGTTCTTCTTCATTTAGTCGCTGCAATAGGAGTCATCAGACTTCCAGATGTTTATACGAGAAATCACGCAGCATCTAAAGCAGCAACGCTTGGAATAATGGTCATTCTTCTTGCTACTTTTTTGTATTTTTATTTAATAAATGGTCAGTTTAATTCAAGAATTTTACTTGGGATTGCTTTCTTCTTCCTAACTTCACCTGTTGCAGGGCATCTTATTGGCAGAGCAGCCTACAATTCAGGCGTGAAATTATGGGATAAAAATGTCCGCGATGATTTAAAGACGAGTAGAAGCAGCAAAAAAGAGTAA
- a CDS encoding alanine/glycine:cation symporter family protein has protein sequence MEEIVTFLNGILWSTPVIYIVLIVGLVFTFVSKFLQIRHVKEMIVLMFQGKSSDAGVSSFQALSIALSGRVGTGNIAGVATAIAFGGPGAVFWMWFMAFIGASTAFIESTLAQIYKVKHDGQYRGGPAYYIEKGIGSKWFAFLFAGAAIISMAILMPGVQSNSIAAGMKNAFNLPTYITGILVVLLLGFIIFGGVKRIANVAQVVVPIMALGYILLSIIIVVLNIQELPSVFALIFKSAFNLEATFGGMMGMAIAWGVKRGIYSNEAGQGTGPHPSAAAEVSHPVKQGLVQAFSVYIDTLLVCSATAFMILFTGMYNTESPNGTMIVNNVEGVEPGPGFTQAAIDSIIPGFGSGFVAIALFLFAFTTIMAYYYIAETNLTYLLRNKNNRLFSDLLKLVIMATTFYGTVKTASLAWALGDVGLGLMVWLNMIAIVILAKPAIIALKDYEKQKKQGLDPVFNPEPLGIKNADFWIKQDKKNDKAV, from the coding sequence ATGGAAGAAATAGTAACTTTTTTGAACGGAATATTATGGAGTACACCAGTCATTTATATTGTATTAATAGTCGGCCTTGTTTTTACATTTGTATCTAAATTCCTGCAAATCAGACATGTGAAGGAAATGATTGTCCTAATGTTCCAAGGGAAAAGCTCAGATGCAGGTGTCTCCTCCTTTCAAGCACTTTCCATCGCATTATCTGGAAGAGTCGGGACAGGTAACATCGCTGGGGTTGCTACGGCAATAGCATTCGGGGGACCTGGCGCTGTATTCTGGATGTGGTTTATGGCCTTTATTGGGGCTTCCACAGCATTTATAGAATCAACACTTGCACAAATTTATAAAGTAAAACACGATGGCCAATATAGAGGGGGACCTGCCTACTATATTGAAAAGGGAATTGGCTCTAAGTGGTTTGCCTTTCTTTTTGCAGGAGCAGCCATCATTTCAATGGCAATATTAATGCCTGGTGTTCAGTCAAACTCAATCGCAGCAGGGATGAAAAATGCCTTTAATCTACCAACATACATAACAGGAATTTTGGTAGTCTTACTTCTTGGGTTTATCATTTTTGGCGGTGTCAAACGGATAGCAAATGTAGCACAAGTAGTCGTTCCAATTATGGCTCTTGGATATATCCTTTTATCCATCATCATTGTTGTTCTTAACATTCAAGAACTGCCAAGTGTTTTTGCACTAATCTTTAAAAGTGCCTTTAACTTGGAAGCTACATTTGGCGGCATGATGGGTATGGCCATTGCATGGGGTGTTAAACGGGGTATTTACTCCAATGAAGCAGGACAAGGAACAGGACCACATCCTTCAGCAGCTGCAGAAGTGTCTCATCCTGTCAAACAAGGGCTTGTTCAGGCATTCTCTGTTTATATCGACACATTACTTGTATGCTCGGCTACTGCATTTATGATTTTGTTTACTGGCATGTACAATACAGAATCACCCAACGGAACAATGATTGTCAATAACGTGGAAGGCGTTGAGCCAGGTCCAGGGTTTACCCAAGCTGCGATTGACAGCATCATCCCAGGCTTTGGTTCCGGGTTTGTAGCAATCGCTCTATTCTTATTCGCTTTCACGACAATCATGGCCTACTATTATATTGCAGAAACAAACTTGACTTATTTGCTCCGCAATAAAAATAACCGTTTATTCTCTGACTTGCTGAAACTTGTTATAATGGCTACTACTTTTTATGGAACTGTAAAAACAGCGAGTCTTGCTTGGGCTCTTGGAGATGTTGGTTTAGGTTTAATGGTATGGCTTAACATGATTGCTATCGTAATACTGGCCAAACCAGCCATCATCGCACTTAAAGATTATGAAAAACAGAAAAAGCAAGGTTTAGACCCTGTTTTTAATCCTGAACCATTAGGCATTAAAAATGCAGATTTTTGGATTAAGCAGGATAAAAAGAACGATAAAGCTGTTTGA
- a CDS encoding Na+/H+ antiporter subunit E, whose protein sequence is MAFQILLNVFLGFMWMVMTVSFEPAAFLKGYLLGLLIIYIFRNFFTSRFYLLRIVAVLKLTYIFIRELISSNIAVVKTVLKPKLDMQPGIFAYPTILEKNWEITLLANLITLTPGTLVIEVSSDNKILYVHALDINDAQESIDSIKDTFEKAILEVGR, encoded by the coding sequence GTGGCTTTTCAAATATTGTTAAATGTGTTTCTTGGTTTTATGTGGATGGTTATGACCGTATCATTTGAACCTGCAGCTTTTCTTAAAGGATACCTATTGGGTTTGCTTATTATCTATATTTTTAGGAATTTCTTTACTTCTCGTTTTTACCTATTAAGAATAGTTGCTGTATTAAAGCTCACCTATATTTTTATTAGAGAATTAATCAGCTCAAACATAGCCGTTGTAAAAACAGTCTTAAAGCCAAAATTAGATATGCAGCCAGGGATTTTTGCCTACCCGACGATTTTAGAGAAGAATTGGGAGATAACCCTTCTGGCAAATTTGATTACCTTGACACCTGGAACACTAGTGATTGAGGTATCTTCAGATAATAAAATATTATATGTTCATGCTTTAGATATTAATGATGCACAGGAATCTATTGACTCTATTAAAGATACATTTGAGAAAGCAATTTTGGAGGTGGGCAGGTAA
- a CDS encoding transposase, whose amino-acid sequence MAKKGQAFQNYTDEFKLKAVMKYINGNKSYAVLSEELGIKHCTQLKVWVKK is encoded by the coding sequence ATGGCTAAAAAAGGACAAGCGTTTCAGAATTATACAGATGAGTTTAAGCTAAAAGCAGTAATGAAGTACATAAATGGCAATAAAAGTTATGCCGTCTTATCAGAAGAACTTGGAATTAAGCATTGTACACAGCTTAAAGTATGGGTTAAAAAATAG
- a CDS encoding Na+/H+ antiporter subunit D, giving the protein MINFLLLPILIPLITGVILIFFSKNIIAQRWISGISSISNIVVSAILVQRIRQDGIQTLDVSSWDAPFGITLVSDMLSALLVLTTSIVACTTLIYSFRGIGQERERFYYYPCFNFLIVGVNGAFTTGDIFNLFVFFEVMLMASYALIVLGGTKIQLRESIKYLLVNIISSALFVITVAYLYSVVGTLNMAHISERISEVDQPGIITVIAILFLVVFGLKGAVFPLSFWLPGSYNAPPIPVMALFGALLTKVGVYSIMRTYTLLFYHDTGYTSKILATLAILSIIFGLIGALAFADIKKIIIYNIIVAVGVILFGVSVMTTDSLTGSVFYLIHDMLIKTTLFLLIGIIISITGTSKLKEISGLIKKYPGLAWTFFLSALSLAGIPPLSGFIGKLLIVKGGFEAGDYLGAAIVLISSLLILLSIMKIFINGFWGTPRSYEGEKKAPVKTLIIAPIILISISILLGVGAEAVYPYISQAAETLVQPEIYIDAVLKE; this is encoded by the coding sequence ATGATTAATTTTTTACTTTTACCCATACTAATTCCGTTAATTACTGGAGTTATTCTGATTTTCTTTTCAAAAAATATTATTGCCCAAAGGTGGATTTCCGGAATATCCTCGATTTCTAATATTGTTGTTTCTGCCATATTAGTTCAAAGGATTAGACAGGACGGCATCCAAACATTGGATGTTTCTAGCTGGGATGCTCCATTCGGGATTACGCTTGTATCTGATATGCTATCAGCATTACTTGTTCTTACTACCAGTATTGTTGCATGTACTACTCTCATTTACTCTTTCCGGGGCATTGGACAAGAGAGGGAGAGATTTTATTACTACCCATGTTTTAACTTTCTTATTGTTGGTGTTAATGGTGCATTTACAACAGGGGACATATTCAATCTTTTTGTATTTTTTGAAGTAATGCTGATGGCATCTTATGCACTTATCGTACTTGGAGGAACAAAAATACAGCTGCGTGAATCTATTAAATATCTTCTTGTGAATATTATTTCTTCCGCATTATTTGTCATAACAGTAGCTTATTTATATTCAGTTGTTGGTACACTTAACATGGCACATATATCAGAAAGAATTAGTGAAGTGGATCAGCCCGGAATTATAACGGTCATTGCCATTTTATTTTTAGTTGTATTTGGTCTAAAAGGAGCTGTTTTCCCGTTATCGTTCTGGCTTCCGGGGTCTTACAATGCACCTCCAATTCCAGTAATGGCTTTATTCGGTGCGTTGCTGACAAAGGTAGGGGTGTACTCCATTATGAGAACATACACGTTACTTTTTTATCATGATACAGGCTACACTAGCAAAATATTAGCCACTTTAGCTATATTGAGTATTATCTTTGGTTTGATTGGCGCACTTGCTTTTGCAGACATTAAAAAAATTATTATCTACAACATAATCGTTGCTGTGGGAGTAATTCTTTTCGGTGTTTCTGTGATGACAACAGATTCGCTAACTGGTTCTGTGTTTTATTTAATCCACGATATGCTTATAAAAACGACTCTATTTTTATTAATAGGAATTATTATAAGTATTACTGGCACGAGTAAATTAAAAGAGATTAGTGGATTGATCAAAAAATATCCTGGGTTAGCGTGGACCTTTTTCTTAAGTGCGTTGTCCCTTGCAGGAATTCCTCCTCTAAGTGGTTTTATCGGAAAGCTGTTAATTGTTAAAGGTGGTTTTGAAGCGGGGGATTACCTTGGTGCTGCTATTGTATTAATCTCTAGTCTGCTTATATTACTCTCCATAATGAAAATCTTTATAAATGGATTTTGGGGTACACCTCGTTCCTATGAAGGGGAAAAGAAGGCACCAGTGAAAACTTTAATAATTGCACCAATAATCCTAATTAGTATCTCTATTCTTTTGGGGGTAGGAGCGGAAGCTGTTTATCCGTATATCTCACAGGCAGCTGAGACATTGGTTCAACCAGAAATTTATATTGATGCAGTCTTAAAGGAGTGA
- a CDS encoding Na(+)/H(+) antiporter subunit F1, producing MYMAILLIVIAMIGFTYRAIKGPTTPDRVVALDAIGISLAGLTALISIVLNTSAFLEVILVIGILSFIGTVAFSKFLEKGEVIENDRNR from the coding sequence ATGTATATGGCAATCCTCTTAATCGTCATTGCGATGATAGGATTTACCTACAGAGCAATTAAAGGCCCAACAACCCCTGATAGAGTCGTTGCTTTAGATGCTATTGGTATTAGCTTAGCAGGCTTGACTGCTCTAATATCGATTGTCCTTAACACGAGTGCTTTTCTTGAAGTAATTTTAGTAATTGGCATCCTCTCATTCATTGGAACGGTAGCCTTTTCTAAATTTTTAGAGAAGGGAGAGGTGATTGAAAATGACCGAAATCGTTAA
- the pdxT gene encoding pyridoxal 5'-phosphate synthase glutaminase subunit PdxT, whose protein sequence is MVKVGVLGLQGAVREHIRALEASGAEAVIVKNKEQLVDVDGLIIPGGESTTIRRLIDKYEFMESLREFAASGKPMFGTCAGLILLAKSIEGYKEPHIGVMDIQVERNSFGRQKESFEANIDIVGIADQFPAVFIRAPHIVSAGENVEILAKHNGRIVVAKEGQFLGCSFHPEITDDIRFTEYFINMVKIAKVY, encoded by the coding sequence ATTGTAAAGGTTGGTGTGCTTGGATTACAAGGAGCTGTCAGAGAACATATTCGTGCCTTAGAAGCAAGTGGAGCAGAAGCTGTCATAGTGAAAAACAAGGAACAGTTAGTTGATGTGGATGGCTTAATTATTCCTGGTGGAGAAAGTACTACCATACGGCGGCTTATAGATAAATATGAATTTATGGAATCCCTTAGAGAATTTGCAGCCTCAGGTAAACCGATGTTTGGAACCTGTGCAGGTCTGATTCTCCTCGCAAAGTCTATCGAAGGATATAAAGAGCCGCATATTGGTGTTATGGATATTCAGGTTGAACGTAATTCATTCGGAAGACAGAAAGAGAGCTTTGAAGCTAATATAGACATAGTTGGTATTGCCGATCAGTTCCCAGCTGTATTTATCCGTGCGCCACATATCGTAAGTGCAGGCGAAAATGTTGAAATATTAGCAAAACATAACGGACGTATTGTCGTAGCGAAAGAAGGGCAATTCCTAGGATGCTCTTTTCATCCAGAAATAACAGATGATATACGGTTCACGGAGTACTTTATAAATATGGTTAAAATAGCGAAAGTATATTAA
- a CDS encoding Na(+)/H(+) antiporter subunit B, with protein MKTNDVILQTTTKIVLFIILIFSVFIFFTGHYTPGGGFIGGLLTSGAIVLLLLAFDLKTVKKILPFNYMYMIATGLLFSIGTGAGAMLFNVPFLTHAYTHIDIPILGELSLHTATIFDLGVFLVVVGVTMTIIQTIGGDE; from the coding sequence CTGAAAACAAATGATGTCATCTTACAAACGACAACGAAAATTGTATTATTTATTATCCTAATCTTCTCTGTGTTTATTTTCTTCACAGGTCATTACACACCAGGAGGAGGCTTTATCGGGGGACTATTAACATCTGGTGCAATAGTGTTATTACTATTGGCTTTTGACTTAAAGACAGTTAAGAAGATATTGCCATTTAATTATATGTACATGATTGCGACAGGTCTCCTTTTTTCCATTGGAACGGGAGCAGGGGCGATGCTTTTCAACGTGCCATTCCTAACACATGCGTATACTCATATAGATATTCCAATCCTGGGCGAGCTTTCGCTCCATACAGCTACGATATTTGACTTAGGTGTGTTCTTAGTAGTTGTAGGAGTAACAATGACGATTATTCAAACGATTGGAGGAGATGAATAA
- a CDS encoding YitT family protein translates to MKKYSVDILLLALGSLLFAIAVNVFVIPNDLGEGGVTGLTIISYYLFEWSPSIVSFLLNAVLIVLGLKFLSKQTALYTIIAVCFNSLFLHVTESWSIPSEEIIVHALFGGVLTGVGIGLIIRVGGTTAGSTILAKIIHKYLGWSVSYSLLILDLIVVFLSYFIIGIEGVMLTIVMLYVATKTMEFILEGANRQKAVTIISANSKEIAFEVSTRMERGITVISGHGYYTKENKEVLYIVINNQEIIKLKKIIKQIDNEAFITIHDVRDVFGEGFSSI, encoded by the coding sequence ATGAAGAAATACTCAGTTGATATACTTTTACTTGCGTTAGGATCACTTCTTTTTGCTATTGCGGTAAATGTATTTGTTATCCCAAATGATTTAGGTGAAGGTGGAGTAACAGGGCTTACGATTATTAGTTATTATTTATTTGAATGGTCACCAAGTATCGTTAGTTTCCTGTTAAATGCTGTATTAATAGTGTTAGGACTAAAATTCTTAAGTAAACAAACAGCGCTTTATACCATTATTGCGGTTTGTTTTAATTCCTTGTTTTTACATGTAACAGAATCATGGTCTATTCCATCTGAAGAGATTATTGTACATGCTTTATTTGGTGGTGTGCTTACTGGAGTCGGTATTGGTTTAATCATAAGAGTGGGAGGAACTACGGCAGGTTCTACCATATTAGCGAAAATCATCCACAAATATTTAGGATGGAGTGTAAGCTATAGTTTACTTATTTTAGATTTAATAGTCGTGTTTTTGTCTTATTTTATTATTGGCATAGAAGGAGTTATGCTTACAATCGTAATGTTATATGTCGCAACGAAAACTATGGAATTCATACTCGAAGGAGCTAATCGCCAAAAAGCTGTTACAATTATTTCTGCCAATTCGAAGGAAATTGCTTTTGAAGTCAGTACTAGAATGGAGCGCGGAATAACAGTTATATCTGGACATGGGTATTACACGAAAGAGAATAAAGAAGTTTTGTATATAGTAATTAACAATCAAGAAATTATAAAATTAAAGAAGATCATTAAGCAAATAGATAATGAAGCTTTTATTACCATTCATGATGTAAGAGATGTCTTTGGTGAAGGGTTTAGTTCAATATAA
- a CDS encoding Na+/H+ antiporter subunit A has translation MSLLHFAIISPFLFAIFVPFVFKHFRRMHTGWFVLLLPVLLFIYFLSFISITSAEEIVTKTISWIPSLGIDFTVKVDGLALLFALLITGIGSLVVLYSVYYLQKDKEQLNNFYVYLLLFMGAMLGVVLSDNLIVLYTFWEFTSFSSFLLIGYWYKREKSRYGAQKSMLITVFGGLSMLGGIILLYLMTGTFSIAEIIQQTNEIMTHHLFIPAMLCILLGALTKSAQFPFHIWLPDAMEAPTPVSAYLHSATMVKAGIYLVARMTPVFAETALWVWLVAGFGIITLLWGSFSAVKQTDLKGILAFSTISQLGMIMTLLGIGGAALHFDSVKDSYYTVAIVAAVFHLINHATFKGALFMVVGIIDHETGTRDIRRLGGLMPFMPITFTVAIIGTFSMAGLPPFNGFLSKEMFFTAMVRVLSMDILNMETIGILFPVLAWIASIFTFVYSMIIGFKTFTGKLQPEKLKKKPHEAPIGMLIPPIVLASLVLAIGFFPNVLANTIIAPAVAAIMPAFTVDVHISFWHGFTPELYMTFGVIAFGFLLYKTYPKWRGVYKIFPEKLSLNSLYDGALTNTERASRRLTNTILTGSSRTYLLYLFIFFIIMLGSTLFIKDAYTFDISNISSIHIAEVILAVGICIVAISILFVKSRLTSIILLGAVGYSVSLFFVIYRAPDLALTQLVIETISVALFLLCFYHLPKLKKREERISFKLTNALISVGVGAIVILIGLSAHSNKLFESISHYYIENTYKEAAGKNMVNVILVDFRGLDTMFEITVLAIAAIGIFGLIKLRQQGGKKTENK, from the coding sequence ATGTCATTACTTCATTTCGCCATAATTTCACCGTTCTTATTTGCTATTTTTGTACCTTTTGTTTTTAAGCATTTTAGGCGAATGCATACAGGCTGGTTTGTTCTTTTATTACCAGTGCTTTTGTTTATTTATTTCTTATCCTTTATTTCCATCACCTCTGCCGAAGAAATAGTCACCAAAACTATTTCGTGGATTCCTTCTCTGGGAATCGACTTTACGGTTAAAGTCGATGGGTTAGCTTTATTATTTGCACTTTTGATTACAGGGATTGGCTCATTAGTTGTTCTTTATTCTGTTTATTATTTACAGAAGGATAAAGAACAGCTAAATAATTTTTATGTATATTTGCTGCTGTTCATGGGAGCAATGCTTGGTGTTGTTCTTTCAGATAACTTAATTGTTTTATATACTTTTTGGGAATTCACTAGTTTTTCGTCCTTTTTATTAATTGGTTATTGGTATAAACGGGAAAAATCACGGTATGGTGCACAAAAATCAATGCTGATTACTGTTTTTGGCGGACTTTCCATGCTGGGAGGGATTATTCTTCTTTATTTAATGACTGGAACCTTCAGCATTGCAGAAATCATTCAGCAAACGAATGAAATCATGACACACCACTTATTTATACCAGCAATGCTTTGTATTTTACTTGGTGCCTTAACAAAGTCAGCACAATTTCCGTTTCATATATGGTTACCTGATGCAATGGAAGCGCCAACCCCAGTCAGTGCTTATCTTCATTCAGCAACAATGGTGAAGGCAGGAATTTACTTAGTCGCCAGAATGACTCCAGTATTTGCTGAAACTGCGCTTTGGGTATGGTTAGTAGCAGGGTTTGGGATTATTACATTGCTTTGGGGCTCTTTCTCAGCTGTAAAACAAACAGACTTAAAAGGCATTCTTGCTTTTTCAACCATTAGTCAACTTGGGATGATTATGACATTACTTGGTATTGGAGGAGCTGCGTTACACTTCGATTCTGTTAAGGATAGTTATTATACAGTCGCTATAGTAGCGGCAGTTTTCCATCTCATTAATCATGCCACCTTTAAGGGTGCTCTTTTTATGGTTGTTGGCATTATCGATCATGAAACCGGCACTAGAGATATTCGGAGGCTCGGTGGATTAATGCCTTTTATGCCAATTACGTTTACTGTTGCGATAATTGGAACATTTTCAATGGCAGGTCTTCCGCCTTTTAATGGGTTTTTAAGTAAGGAAATGTTTTTTACGGCAATGGTACGTGTTCTTAGCATGGATATTTTAAATATGGAGACAATCGGCATCCTGTTTCCTGTTCTCGCTTGGATTGCCAGTATTTTTACTTTTGTTTATAGCATGATTATCGGTTTTAAAACGTTCACTGGTAAACTTCAGCCTGAGAAGCTCAAGAAAAAGCCGCATGAGGCGCCAATTGGTATGTTAATTCCACCAATTGTTTTGGCTTCACTTGTTCTTGCAATTGGATTTTTTCCTAACGTCTTAGCCAATACGATTATTGCCCCAGCCGTTGCAGCTATCATGCCTGCTTTTACAGTGGATGTTCATATTTCATTCTGGCATGGCTTTACTCCAGAGCTTTATATGACTTTTGGTGTGATTGCGTTTGGATTCTTGCTGTATAAGACTTATCCAAAATGGAGAGGGGTTTATAAGATTTTTCCTGAGAAGCTATCACTGAATTCTCTTTATGATGGTGCATTAACTAATACAGAAAGAGCGTCTCGCCGATTAACCAACACTATCTTAACGGGATCTTCTAGAACGTACCTACTCTATTTATTTATCTTTTTTATTATCATGTTAGGCTCCACTTTATTTATAAAGGATGCCTATACGTTTGATATAAGTAATATCTCAAGCATTCATATCGCTGAGGTCATCCTCGCAGTTGGAATATGCATTGTGGCAATTAGTATTCTTTTCGTTAAATCACGTTTAACTTCTATTATATTATTGGGTGCTGTTGGCTACTCTGTGTCTTTATTTTTTGTTATATACAGAGCACCAGATTTGGCATTAACTCAGCTTGTTATCGAAACAATTTCCGTTGCGTTATTTTTGCTGTGTTTTTATCACTTGCCTAAGTTGAAAAAGCGTGAAGAACGAATTTCCTTTAAATTAACAAATGCCCTTATCTCTGTTGGTGTCGGAGCGATTGTCATCCTAATAGGTTTATCGGCACACAGTAATAAGCTATTTGAATCAATTTCACACTATTATATCGAAAACACCTATAAAGAGGCCGCAGGAAAAAATATGGTTAACGTCATTTTAGTTGATTTCCGTGGGCTTGATACGATGTTTGAAATTACGGTCCTTGCTATTGCAGCAATTGGGATATTTGGATTAATTAAGCTTCGCCAACAGGGAGGGAAGAAAACTGAAAACAAATGA